A portion of the Simkania negevensis Z genome contains these proteins:
- the clpX gene encoding ATP-dependent Clp protease ATP-binding subunit ClpX: MAACSFCGRTEDAVEKLVSGPNAFICDKCVRLCMDIVEKKAVKHELKLLKPKEIKERLDEYIIGQDKAKKTISVAVYNHYKRIRSLSRESTEMEYSKSNVLLLGPTGSGKTLIARTLADILDVPFAIADATTLTEAGYVGEDVENIILRLVQNADYDISRAEQGIIYVDEIDKIRKTTGNVSITRDVSGEGVQQALLKIVEGTVANVPPKGGRKHPNQEYIKVNTENILFIVGGAFVNLDKIIAKRLGKGVIGFDTSHKQAFDATETNFLLSKVETEDLIQFGLIPEFVGRFNSIANCNELMLEDLVEILVRPKGAVIQQYISLFAEDGVELAFTEDALRAIAAKAKKSDTGARALRMIVENILMDLMYEVPSDPTIKYVLIEEGCVNDEKPPTMKHSKEKTG, translated from the coding sequence ATGGCGGCTTGTTCTTTTTGTGGCCGCACAGAAGACGCAGTCGAAAAGCTCGTTTCAGGGCCGAACGCATTTATTTGCGACAAGTGTGTCCGTCTTTGCATGGATATCGTCGAAAAAAAAGCTGTCAAACACGAACTGAAACTTCTCAAACCAAAAGAGATTAAAGAACGTCTCGACGAATATATCATCGGTCAAGACAAAGCAAAAAAAACCATTTCAGTTGCCGTTTACAACCATTACAAACGGATTCGTTCTCTTTCTCGTGAAAGCACCGAAATGGAATACAGCAAATCTAACGTCCTTCTTCTTGGTCCCACAGGTTCAGGGAAAACCCTCATTGCTCGTACCCTCGCTGACATTCTAGACGTCCCCTTTGCCATTGCCGATGCGACAACACTCACTGAAGCTGGCTATGTTGGTGAAGACGTTGAAAATATCATACTCCGTCTCGTTCAAAATGCCGATTACGACATTTCCCGCGCCGAGCAAGGAATCATCTATGTCGATGAGATTGATAAAATTCGCAAAACAACTGGAAACGTTTCGATCACACGAGATGTTTCTGGAGAAGGCGTGCAACAAGCCCTGCTAAAAATTGTAGAAGGAACCGTTGCAAACGTTCCTCCGAAAGGGGGAAGAAAACACCCCAACCAAGAGTATATCAAAGTCAACACTGAAAACATCCTCTTCATTGTTGGTGGTGCTTTTGTAAACCTCGACAAAATCATTGCTAAGCGTTTAGGAAAAGGAGTCATTGGTTTTGACACTTCGCACAAACAAGCCTTTGACGCAACTGAAACCAATTTCCTCCTCTCCAAAGTCGAAACAGAAGATCTGATTCAGTTTGGGCTCATTCCTGAGTTCGTTGGCCGTTTCAACAGCATAGCCAACTGTAACGAGCTCATGCTAGAAGACCTTGTTGAAATCCTTGTCCGCCCCAAAGGCGCCGTGATTCAACAGTACATTAGCCTCTTTGCAGAAGATGGTGTGGAACTCGCGTTCACAGAAGACGCCCTCAGAGCCATTGCTGCAAAAGCCAAGAAATCAGATACAGGAGCGCGCGCTTTGCGCATGATTGTGGAAAATATATTGATGGATTTAATGTACGAAGTTCCTTCTGACCCAACGATCAAATATGTGCTCATTGAGGAAGGATGTGTGAATGATGAAAAGCCACCTACGATGAAACACTCTAAAGAAAAAACCGGTTAA
- a CDS encoding ATP-dependent Clp protease proteolytic subunit, translating into MALIPYVIEDTGRGERSMDIYSRLLKDRIVFIGTEINDQVANAVVAQLIFLRAEDPKKDISIYINSPGGIISAGLAIYDTMRFLGVDINTYCIGQAASLGALLLCAGTKGKRYALTHSRMMIHQPIGGITGSSADIHIQAQEILYMKNALAKIIAEHTGQPLEKIIEDSERDFYMGPQDAVKYGLIDKVVEPTKKKEEK; encoded by the coding sequence ATGGCTCTCATTCCCTACGTCATCGAAGATACTGGGCGTGGCGAACGCTCGATGGATATTTATTCACGTCTGTTAAAAGACAGAATCGTCTTCATCGGAACTGAAATTAATGACCAAGTCGCAAATGCCGTTGTTGCGCAGCTAATTTTCCTTCGTGCTGAAGACCCTAAGAAAGACATCAGCATCTACATCAATTCGCCAGGTGGTATCATTTCAGCAGGTCTTGCTATTTATGACACAATGCGCTTTCTCGGTGTTGACATTAACACTTACTGCATTGGTCAAGCAGCTTCTCTTGGAGCCCTTCTCCTTTGTGCTGGAACAAAAGGTAAACGATACGCCCTGACTCATAGCCGCATGATGATCCACCAGCCTATTGGAGGTATCACAGGAAGCTCCGCAGATATTCACATCCAAGCGCAAGAAATCCTCTACATGAAAAATGCGCTAGCAAAAATCATTGCCGAGCATACAGGACAGCCTTTGGAAAAAATCATCGAAGATTCAGAACGGGATTTTTATATGGGTCCCCAAGATGCAGTAAAATATGGGCTGATCGACAAAGTCGTTGAGCCAACTAAAAAGAAGGAAGAAAAGTAG